From a region of the Hymenobacter jejuensis genome:
- a CDS encoding acyltransferase family protein, which yields MQSATQDAQQLTAATPIAEASGRLLSLDVFRGMAVLLMLLVNNPGDWNHYVTPFKHVAWNGCRAADLVYPAFLFIVGVSLVYALGSVRNQPERHTNAMLRVGRRAVTICLIGLLISLLPHFYFTSFRIPGVLQRIAVVYLVCSLLFLKTTWRTQAWLTVGILLLYSVLLQVVPVPGIGPANLEPSTNLGAWLDRLVFGKSHLFDDQKAWDPEGLLSTLPAIGTGLLGMLTARWLRRRTVDAATKVAWLFVAGGAGIVLGMIWNGWFPINKNLWTSSFVLYVGGISIVVLAALYWLCDVQGYRGAWTKIFLVCGVNALPVFFFTEALERLWTRLKMHNAAGEKVYPRDWLYDTFFVPTFSNPYHASLAWALLYTAICVAILWVSYRRHIIIKV from the coding sequence GTGCAATCTGCTACGCAAGACGCGCAACAACTTACTGCCGCCACTCCCATAGCCGAAGCTTCCGGCCGCCTGCTTTCGCTCGATGTGTTTCGGGGCATGGCGGTGCTGCTCATGCTGCTGGTGAATAACCCCGGCGACTGGAACCACTACGTCACGCCGTTTAAGCACGTCGCCTGGAACGGCTGCCGTGCCGCCGACTTAGTGTATCCGGCGTTTCTGTTCATCGTGGGCGTGTCGTTGGTGTACGCCTTGGGTAGCGTCCGGAATCAGCCGGAGCGGCACACCAACGCCATGCTGCGCGTGGGGCGCCGCGCAGTAACCATCTGCCTGATAGGGCTTTTGATAAGCTTGCTGCCACATTTCTACTTCACCTCCTTCCGCATTCCGGGCGTGTTGCAGCGCATTGCGGTGGTGTATTTAGTGTGTAGCCTCCTGTTTCTAAAAACGACTTGGCGCACACAGGCTTGGCTGACCGTAGGGATCTTGTTGCTATACAGTGTGTTGCTACAAGTAGTGCCGGTTCCCGGAATTGGTCCCGCTAACCTAGAGCCTTCCACAAACCTCGGGGCTTGGCTTGACCGGCTTGTATTCGGGAAAAGCCACCTATTCGACGACCAAAAGGCTTGGGACCCCGAAGGACTGCTCAGCACCTTGCCGGCCATCGGAACCGGCTTATTGGGCATGCTCACGGCGCGGTGGCTGCGGCGGCGCACCGTGGACGCGGCCACGAAAGTGGCGTGGCTGTTTGTGGCAGGTGGGGCCGGCATCGTGCTGGGTATGATCTGGAACGGGTGGTTTCCGATCAATAAAAACCTCTGGACCAGCTCGTTTGTGCTCTACGTGGGGGGCATCAGCATTGTGGTGCTGGCGGCGCTGTATTGGCTGTGCGACGTGCAGGGCTACCGCGGTGCCTGGACCAAGATTTTTCTGGTGTGCGGCGTGAACGCGTTGCCGGTTTTCTTCTTCACCGAAGCCCTCGAACGCCTCTGGACGCGCCTGAAAATGCACAACGCCGCTGGCGAAAAGGTGTACCCGCGCGACTGGCTCTACGACACGTTCTTCGTCCCGACTTTCTCGAACCCCTATCATGCCTCGCTGGCGTGGGCACTGCTCTATACAGCAATTTGCGTCGCGATTTTGTGGGTATCATATCGGCGGCACATCATTATCAAAGTCTGA
- a CDS encoding DUF2059 domain-containing protein: MKKNLFVLAASLLLAAPAALAQTTATPAVSATTAVSAGQRKAAEELLTNMKAEANINSAVDQMLTMQIQQRPEMKAVEPEMRSFLTKYMSWPVIKDDMVALYAREFTEKELRDINKFYQTPAGQKFVSKQSTLMQAGMEIGQRRVQENLPELQKMIETKMKPAGQ; this comes from the coding sequence ATGAAGAAGAACCTGTTCGTTCTCGCCGCCAGCTTGTTGCTGGCTGCGCCGGCCGCTCTGGCCCAAACCACCGCGACTCCCGCAGTTTCCGCCACTACGGCCGTTTCGGCCGGTCAGCGCAAAGCTGCGGAAGAACTCCTGACCAACATGAAAGCCGAGGCCAACATCAATTCGGCCGTCGATCAAATGCTGACCATGCAGATTCAGCAGCGGCCCGAAATGAAGGCCGTAGAACCCGAAATGCGCTCTTTTCTTACCAAATACATGAGTTGGCCCGTCATCAAAGACGACATGGTGGCCCTGTACGCCCGCGAATTCACGGAGAAAGAATTGCGCGACATCAACAAGTTTTACCAGACGCCGGCCGGGCAGAAGTTCGTGTCGAAGCAAAGCACCCTCATGCAAGCCGGCATGGAAATCGGGCAGCGCCGGGTGCAGGAAAACCTGCCCGAGCTGCAAAAAATGATCGAAACCAAGATGAAGCCCGCCGGGCAATAA
- a CDS encoding 3-(methylthio)propionyl-CoA ligase, translating to MLGLMMNQPLRIAGLIEHAAKWHRDTEIVSRKTEGGIHRYTYADAHRRSKQLANALTALGIQMSDRIGTLAWNNYRHFELYYGISGMGAVCHTINPRLFAEQLVFIINHAEDRYIFLDLTFLPLAEKLAPHCPTVLGWVLMTDRANMPAKSSLPGLLCYEELLDAQSDDYEWPVFDENTASSLCYTSGTTDEPKGVLYSHRSTLLHSYAASLPDCFNCSARDVVLPVVPMFHVNAWGSPYMAALNGCKLVLPGPGLDAASLYELFEQEQVTFSAGVPTIWFGLLTFMRQQKAQFSTLRQMIVGGASCPPALLKAFDEELGVQIRHAWGMTETSPLGTVCTLKALHLQLSDDEQFAIQTKQGRAIFGVDMKIVDDAGNELPHDGVAFGDLLVRGPFIVGDYFRAEHPGELTKSGWFRTGDVATIDPNGFMQITDRSKDVIKSGGEWISSIDLENLAIAHPAVAEAAVIGVPHPKWSERPLLVVVRKPDAQVSQEELLAFYEGKVAHWWIPNAVEFVEQLPHTATGKLLKTKLRQDFADYSF from the coding sequence ATGCTGGGTCTGATGATGAACCAGCCGCTGCGCATCGCAGGGCTGATCGAGCACGCCGCTAAATGGCACCGCGACACCGAAATTGTGTCGCGAAAGACCGAAGGCGGCATCCACCGCTACACCTACGCCGACGCGCACCGGCGCTCGAAGCAACTCGCTAACGCTCTTACGGCCCTGGGCATCCAGATGAGCGACCGCATCGGAACGCTGGCCTGGAACAACTACCGTCATTTCGAGCTGTATTATGGCATTTCGGGCATGGGCGCGGTGTGCCATACCATCAACCCGCGGTTGTTTGCGGAGCAACTAGTGTTCATCATCAACCACGCCGAAGACCGCTACATTTTTCTCGACCTTACGTTTCTGCCGCTGGCCGAGAAGCTGGCGCCGCATTGCCCCACGGTGTTGGGCTGGGTGCTTATGACCGACCGCGCCAACATGCCCGCCAAATCGTCGTTGCCGGGCTTGCTTTGCTACGAAGAATTGCTTGACGCTCAGTCCGATGACTACGAGTGGCCGGTGTTTGATGAAAATACGGCCTCCTCGCTGTGCTACACTTCCGGCACCACCGACGAGCCCAAAGGCGTGCTTTACTCGCACCGCTCCACGTTGCTGCACAGCTATGCGGCTTCGCTGCCCGATTGCTTCAACTGCTCGGCCCGCGACGTGGTTTTGCCGGTCGTGCCCATGTTTCACGTCAACGCGTGGGGCTCGCCCTACATGGCTGCCCTGAACGGGTGCAAACTCGTACTGCCCGGCCCAGGTCTGGATGCGGCTAGTCTGTACGAACTCTTTGAACAAGAGCAGGTTACGTTCAGTGCCGGTGTGCCTACCATCTGGTTTGGGCTGCTGACGTTTATGCGCCAACAAAAAGCCCAGTTCTCGACGCTGCGCCAAATGATTGTGGGCGGCGCATCCTGCCCACCGGCGCTGCTGAAAGCGTTCGACGAAGAGCTGGGCGTCCAGATCCGACACGCGTGGGGCATGACCGAAACCAGCCCGCTGGGCACGGTTTGCACGCTCAAAGCACTGCATTTGCAACTATCTGATGATGAGCAATTTGCAATTCAAACCAAGCAAGGCCGCGCCATCTTTGGCGTCGATATGAAGATCGTGGACGATGCCGGCAATGAACTGCCCCACGACGGCGTCGCGTTTGGCGATTTGCTGGTGCGCGGTCCGTTTATTGTCGGCGACTACTTCCGCGCCGAGCACCCCGGCGAGCTAACCAAAAGCGGCTGGTTTCGAACCGGCGACGTAGCCACCATCGACCCCAACGGTTTCATGCAAATTACCGATCGCTCGAAGGACGTGATCAAATCGGGCGGCGAATGGATCAGCTCCATCGACTTGGAAAACCTAGCTATCGCGCATCCCGCCGTCGCCGAAGCGGCCGTCATTGGCGTGCCACACCCCAAATGGAGCGAGCGCCCGCTACTGGTTGTTGTGCGTAAGCCCGACGCGCAAGTAAGCCAGGAAGAGTTGTTGGCCTTTTACGAAGGCAAAGTGGCCCATTGGTGGATACCCAACGCCGTGGAGTTTGTGGAACAACTTCCGCACACTGCCACCGGCAAGCTCCTGAAAACCAAACTCCGGCAGGATTTCGCGGACTATTCCTTCTGA
- a CDS encoding L,D-transpeptidase scaffold domain-containing protein has product MFPSLLLRFGHSLAVGGLVFLMSFSMGTPFIPASAGEVGAMPHSAQLPADLSAALREICTASALHTTDAVTEQVQQFYTLGGYAPVWTNENGPTDNARAGLQLLVAAQRYGLKPAEYEAAPLRSLLDSLQANPAQLQQRLTAEVRLTTALLRFSQHLYRGRIENSSVRAVQMSEEQPFEAAAHLSQALHSERFAQQLLTAQPNSRSYVRLLAAWQRLLQSDTAAARKMALPVALNLERLRWEPRVDSLYLVVNIPAYSLQVVRGAQVVRSHRVVVGKIETPTPEMYSKLSFFQTAPEWRMPQSIATKEVLPKLKRDRGYLASKGFRLYDQAGDRVDASEVNWSKISPANFAFQIRQAPSSRNALGNVVFRFANPYEIYLHDTPAKEAFQANYRALSHGCIRLQHASDLARFLLTRDSQRTKADRVEQMENSIDEGETKSFGLRAAVPLMVRYQTLDADGAQLRQLPDIYHRDETLARAWEGAPVEFASAATAQ; this is encoded by the coding sequence ATGTTTCCTAGCCTTCTACTTCGCTTTGGTCATTCTCTCGCCGTTGGCGGGCTGGTTTTCTTGATGAGCTTTTCGATGGGTACGCCCTTTATTCCGGCGTCTGCTGGTGAGGTGGGGGCCATGCCGCATTCCGCACAATTGCCTGCGGACCTGTCGGCTGCGCTGCGCGAGATCTGCACTGCCTCCGCTTTGCATACCACGGATGCCGTTACGGAACAGGTGCAGCAGTTCTATACGTTGGGAGGCTATGCGCCGGTGTGGACAAATGAAAACGGGCCAACTGACAATGCACGGGCAGGTTTGCAGTTGCTGGTCGCGGCCCAGCGCTACGGCCTGAAGCCGGCCGAGTACGAAGCGGCCCCGTTGCGCAGCTTGCTGGATTCGTTGCAGGCAAACCCGGCTCAGCTGCAACAGCGCCTGACCGCCGAAGTTCGCCTGACCACGGCGCTCCTCCGCTTCTCCCAGCATCTTTACCGGGGGCGCATAGAGAATAGCTCAGTGCGCGCCGTGCAGATGTCGGAAGAGCAACCCTTTGAGGCTGCTGCTCACCTGAGCCAAGCCCTGCACAGCGAGCGGTTTGCACAGCAACTGCTCACAGCCCAGCCCAACAGCCGCAGCTACGTGCGGTTGCTGGCTGCCTGGCAGCGTTTGTTGCAATCGGACACGGCTGCTGCCCGTAAAATGGCGCTTCCAGTGGCCCTCAATCTGGAGCGCTTGCGCTGGGAGCCCCGCGTTGACTCGCTCTATTTGGTTGTCAATATCCCGGCTTACAGCCTGCAAGTAGTACGCGGCGCGCAAGTGGTTCGCAGTCACCGCGTGGTAGTGGGCAAAATTGAAACCCCGACGCCTGAGATGTATAGCAAGCTGAGCTTTTTCCAGACGGCTCCCGAATGGCGCATGCCCCAGAGCATTGCTACGAAAGAAGTGTTGCCAAAGCTGAAGCGCGACCGCGGCTACTTGGCTTCCAAGGGCTTTCGCCTCTACGACCAAGCCGGCGATCGGGTAGATGCTTCAGAAGTGAACTGGAGCAAAATATCGCCGGCAAACTTCGCTTTCCAGATTCGCCAAGCGCCTTCTTCGCGCAACGCGTTGGGCAATGTGGTGTTCCGGTTTGCCAATCCTTACGAGATTTACCTGCACGACACGCCTGCCAAAGAAGCTTTTCAGGCTAATTACCGTGCCCTCAGCCACGGTTGCATCCGGTTGCAACATGCTTCGGACCTGGCCCGCTTCCTGTTGACGCGCGATAGCCAGCGCACCAAAGCCGATCGCGTAGAGCAGATGGAAAACAGCATTGACGAAGGCGAAACCAAATCTTTTGGGTTACGTGCCGCAGTTCCGCTGATGGTTCGCTACCAAACCCTCGACGCCGACGGCGCTCAGCTTCGCCAGTTGCCCGACATCTACCACCGCGACGAAACATTGGCCAGAGCCTGGGAAGGCGCCCCGGTTGAATTTGCCAGCGCAGCCACGGCCCAATAG